From Diaminobutyricibacter sp. McL0608, one genomic window encodes:
- a CDS encoding bifunctional [glutamine synthetase] adenylyltransferase/[glutamine synthetase]-adenylyl-L-tyrosine phosphorylase yields MTREQLTLTALARAGFVDLGKAGERLEELSDLSALPAETLLGSFAVSAEPDSALTEALTLLRRVPDRVRPFFERAVDAQRILRVIGASSGLAEFFVRQPAELACLARPVETLPTADELRADLLDAVGATDGLAELVDEEAWTRLRVRYRRRLAEIASYDLEQSDPVDGLDAVAETLSDLAAAAIEASLAVARRMTSGSGPGRFPEAEVRATRFAVIGMGKAGARELNYVSDVDVIFVAEGDEAAGVSSGRAVDIATRLAVVMMRGIDAPALEPGLWEVDPNLRPEGKDGALVRTLESHIAYYDRWAKGWEFQALLKARPLAGDPGLGARYIEALAPKVWASASRENFVESVQRMRERVTDNIPDDEVEYQLKLGPGGLRDIEFTVQLLQLVHGQLDDRVRQAGTLPALSALAAQGYIGRGESADFSRDYRTLRLMEHRLQLRYLRRTHLMPRDEGDVRVLARATGLASGAVELEDRWLAIKHRVRGLHERLFYRPLLSAVAALPNEGLNLTSAQAEARLAAIGFRDPRGALVHIGALTGGVSRRAAIQRTLIPVMLQWFADGADPDYGLLTFRRLSEDLGSTHWFLRMLRDASGAAQRLTRVLSGSRFAGELLGGIPESVAWLESEEELRPRPAALLHEETRAILARHSSAEAAAAALRAARRREVLRLAFSAILGFCTVDELALGLTDVTENVISGVLEAIRQERADGRSIEFAVIGMGRFGGRELGFGSDADVMYVFRAGESDLDAAHTTAKAIVSELGRLTEDNRLPLDLDIGLRPEGKNGPSVRSLDSYRAYYERWSLTWEAQALLRARGVAGDTALLDDFTTLADEVRYPAEISEQAVREVRRIKARVENERLPQGADPTRHLKLGRGSLSDVEWFVQLIQLEHAAGFPALRTTSTLEALAVAAHAELVSEPDAGRLREAWIFASRARSAMTLWSNKTADVLPVDRVQLDGVARLLEYPPGSASALEQDYLAVTRRARAVFERSFYGKVERPTPSTA; encoded by the coding sequence ATGACGCGCGAGCAGCTCACCCTGACGGCCCTGGCGCGAGCCGGGTTCGTCGACCTCGGCAAGGCGGGGGAGCGTCTCGAGGAGCTGTCCGATCTGTCGGCACTTCCCGCAGAGACCCTGCTGGGAAGTTTCGCGGTGTCCGCTGAACCCGATTCCGCGCTGACTGAGGCCCTCACGCTTCTCCGACGGGTGCCCGACCGGGTGAGGCCGTTCTTCGAGCGGGCGGTTGACGCACAGCGCATCCTGCGGGTCATCGGTGCATCCTCGGGTCTCGCCGAGTTCTTCGTCAGGCAGCCGGCCGAGCTGGCCTGTCTTGCAAGGCCGGTCGAGACGCTGCCGACGGCTGACGAGCTCCGGGCTGATCTCCTCGACGCTGTCGGCGCGACGGATGGACTCGCTGAACTCGTCGACGAAGAGGCGTGGACGAGACTGCGCGTGCGCTACCGGCGCCGACTCGCAGAGATCGCAAGCTACGACCTCGAACAGTCGGACCCGGTCGATGGGCTGGACGCGGTCGCAGAGACGCTGTCCGACCTCGCTGCGGCCGCCATCGAAGCATCGCTCGCCGTCGCCCGCCGTATGACGAGCGGGTCGGGACCGGGCCGTTTCCCCGAAGCCGAGGTGCGCGCCACCCGATTCGCCGTCATCGGGATGGGCAAGGCGGGCGCACGCGAACTCAACTACGTCAGTGACGTCGACGTGATCTTCGTCGCCGAGGGCGATGAGGCTGCGGGCGTGTCGTCAGGTCGAGCGGTCGATATCGCCACCCGTCTTGCCGTCGTGATGATGCGCGGCATCGATGCGCCGGCACTCGAGCCGGGGCTCTGGGAGGTCGATCCCAACCTTCGGCCGGAGGGCAAGGACGGCGCACTCGTGCGCACGTTGGAGTCGCACATCGCCTACTACGACCGCTGGGCGAAGGGCTGGGAGTTCCAGGCGCTCCTGAAGGCACGTCCGCTGGCCGGCGACCCCGGTCTCGGTGCGCGCTACATCGAGGCCCTCGCTCCCAAAGTCTGGGCGAGCGCATCCCGGGAGAACTTCGTCGAATCCGTGCAGCGGATGCGCGAACGCGTCACAGACAACATTCCGGACGACGAGGTGGAGTATCAGCTCAAACTCGGCCCAGGGGGCTTGCGCGACATCGAGTTCACCGTGCAGCTCCTCCAGCTGGTGCACGGCCAGCTCGACGACCGCGTCCGGCAGGCGGGCACCCTTCCAGCCCTTTCGGCACTGGCCGCCCAGGGGTACATCGGCCGGGGTGAGTCCGCCGACTTCTCACGCGACTACCGGACACTCCGGCTCATGGAGCACCGGCTGCAGCTTCGGTACCTGCGGCGCACCCACCTCATGCCGCGCGACGAAGGCGATGTGCGGGTACTGGCCCGCGCGACAGGACTCGCCTCCGGGGCCGTAGAGCTTGAGGATCGCTGGCTCGCGATCAAGCACCGCGTCCGCGGCCTGCACGAGCGCCTGTTCTACCGACCGCTTCTGAGCGCGGTCGCCGCTCTTCCGAACGAGGGACTCAACCTCACGAGCGCGCAGGCCGAGGCGCGACTGGCAGCGATCGGTTTCCGCGACCCACGCGGCGCCCTGGTCCACATCGGTGCGCTGACCGGCGGTGTATCCCGCCGGGCCGCCATCCAGCGCACCCTGATCCCGGTGATGCTTCAATGGTTCGCCGACGGCGCCGATCCTGACTACGGCCTTCTGACCTTCCGGCGCCTCAGTGAAGACCTCGGTTCCACCCACTGGTTCCTTCGGATGCTGCGGGATGCTTCCGGTGCGGCCCAACGTCTCACGCGCGTACTGTCGGGCTCCCGGTTCGCCGGGGAGTTGCTCGGCGGCATCCCCGAGTCGGTGGCCTGGCTGGAGTCGGAAGAGGAGCTTCGGCCCCGGCCGGCTGCACTGCTGCACGAGGAGACCCGCGCCATCCTGGCACGTCATTCCTCCGCGGAAGCCGCGGCCGCAGCGTTGAGGGCGGCGCGCAGACGTGAAGTCCTGCGTCTGGCGTTCTCCGCCATTCTGGGTTTCTGCACTGTCGACGAACTCGCATTGGGCCTGACGGACGTTACCGAGAACGTCATCTCCGGCGTTCTGGAGGCGATCCGACAGGAACGCGCTGACGGCCGCAGCATCGAATTCGCGGTGATCGGGATGGGCCGTTTCGGCGGACGCGAGCTCGGGTTCGGCTCGGACGCCGACGTCATGTACGTCTTCCGTGCGGGCGAGTCCGACCTCGACGCAGCCCACACCACGGCGAAAGCCATCGTGAGCGAACTCGGTCGTCTCACCGAGGACAACCGTCTGCCCCTCGATCTAGATATCGGGCTGCGCCCGGAGGGCAAGAACGGGCCTTCCGTGCGCTCGCTCGACTCCTATCGGGCCTACTACGAGCGCTGGTCGCTCACCTGGGAGGCGCAGGCGCTCCTGCGTGCCCGTGGCGTGGCAGGCGACACAGCATTGCTCGACGATTTCACGACGCTCGCCGACGAGGTGCGCTACCCCGCTGAGATCAGCGAGCAGGCCGTCCGCGAGGTCCGCCGCATCAAGGCACGGGTCGAGAACGAACGGCTGCCGCAGGGGGCCGACCCAACACGTCATCTCAAACTCGGACGAGGGTCCCTGAGCGATGTCGAATGGTTCGTGCAGCTCATCCAGCTCGAGCACGCGGCCGGATTCCCGGCATTGCGCACCACTTCGACGCTCGAAGCGCTGGCTGTCGCGGCCCACGCCGAGCTCGTGTCGGAGCCGGATGCGGGTCGCCTGCGAGAGGCGTGGATCTTCGCGTCGCGTGCGCGATCAGCGATGACGTTGTGGTCGAACAAGACGGCAGACGTGCTCCCCGTCGACCGTGTGCAACTCGACGGTGTCGCGCGCCTTCTCGAGTATCCGCCCGGCTCGGCCAGCGCACTCGAACAGGACTACCTCGCCGTGACGCGACGGGCGCGGGCCGTCTTCGAGCGGTCGTTCTACGGCAAGGTGGAGCGGCCCACACCATCCACCGCTTGA
- a CDS encoding glycosyltransferase, producing MFIFLLQIRHMLGGNPELYLFAVYSAFIWFLWLLKVVLSSRYRPYLDDFAVTTSVVVPVVDEPLDLFRDVLGRMVEQRPGEIIVVINGAPNPGLVEVCGEFAPLVRWVHTPIPGKRNAVMIGTKLSTGEITVLVDSDTVWTTGTLRELVKPFADSRVGGVTTKQRILEPARSLITRWADWLENSRALYSMPAQSVLGQVGCLPGRTIAFRRSIMMRVMEKFMNERFLGVFLEVSDDRTLTNLTLKEGYRTVYQHTSLVYTDAPLKVKKLFKQQLRWARGSQYNTLRMLPWMLSHAPVLAFFFLTDIILPFLLAGVMGGWIYRSLTGQGYNFYEGFLATYGVQAGVLTVVALMIASSVISMSIRQIRHLSEKPTDFFRLPFFIIISTFFLMPIRLLGFFRMAHASGWGTRAGAYAGGSSETTLGPLDVGEMSAAPSFGAEDPERPLDRSPGDGSILVRTAALPVVAAPTARNVTHTARRVRRTRPHFNPLALIPYLIGIAILALEAMILV from the coding sequence GTGTTCATCTTTCTACTCCAGATTCGCCACATGCTCGGCGGTAATCCCGAGCTCTACCTCTTCGCGGTGTACTCCGCGTTCATCTGGTTCCTGTGGCTCCTGAAGGTCGTCCTCTCGAGTCGCTACCGGCCGTATCTCGACGACTTCGCCGTCACGACGAGCGTGGTCGTGCCCGTCGTCGACGAGCCCCTGGACCTCTTCAGAGACGTGCTCGGCCGCATGGTCGAGCAGCGTCCCGGAGAGATCATCGTGGTCATCAACGGCGCCCCCAACCCCGGACTCGTCGAGGTGTGCGGCGAATTCGCGCCCCTCGTGCGCTGGGTCCACACCCCCATCCCGGGCAAGCGCAACGCCGTGATGATCGGCACGAAGCTCTCCACGGGTGAGATCACTGTGCTCGTCGACTCCGACACCGTGTGGACCACGGGAACCCTCCGGGAGCTGGTGAAGCCGTTCGCGGATTCGCGCGTCGGCGGTGTGACAACCAAACAGCGCATCCTCGAACCGGCCCGCAGCCTCATCACTCGCTGGGCCGACTGGCTCGAGAATTCGCGTGCTCTCTATTCGATGCCGGCACAGAGCGTCCTCGGACAGGTCGGATGCCTTCCAGGGCGCACGATCGCGTTCCGCCGCTCGATCATGATGCGCGTCATGGAGAAGTTCATGAATGAGAGGTTCCTCGGTGTCTTCCTCGAGGTCTCAGACGACCGGACCCTCACCAACCTCACGCTCAAGGAGGGCTACCGCACCGTGTACCAGCACACAAGTCTCGTCTACACGGATGCCCCGCTCAAGGTGAAGAAGCTCTTCAAGCAGCAACTTCGCTGGGCGCGCGGAAGTCAGTACAACACGCTGCGCATGCTTCCGTGGATGCTCAGTCATGCGCCGGTGCTCGCGTTCTTCTTCCTGACCGACATCATCCTCCCGTTCCTTCTCGCCGGGGTAATGGGCGGTTGGATCTATCGATCGCTGACGGGCCAGGGCTACAACTTCTACGAGGGCTTCCTCGCCACTTACGGCGTACAGGCAGGCGTCCTGACCGTCGTGGCCCTGATGATCGCTTCGTCGGTGATCAGCATGTCAATCCGCCAGATCAGGCACCTGTCCGAGAAGCCTACGGACTTCTTTCGGCTGCCGTTCTTCATCATCATTTCGACGTTCTTCCTGATGCCCATCCGCCTCCTCGGGTTCTTTCGAATGGCCCACGCCAGTGGGTGGGGTACCCGGGCCGGCGCATACGCGGGCGGGTCCTCCGAGACGACCCTCGGTCCGCTCGACGTCGGCGAGATGAGTGCGGCGCCGAGTTTCGGTGCCGAGGACCCCGAGCGTCCGCTGGACCGCTCGCCGGGGGACGGTTCCATCCTGGTTCGTACCGCCGCCCTACCTGTCGTCGCGGCTCCGACGGCCAGGAATGTCACCCACACCGCCCGGCGGGTCCGGAGGACGCGCCCTCACTTCAACCCGCTGGCCCTCATCCCGTACCTCATCGGTATCGCGATTCTGGCCTTGGAGGCGATGATCCTTGTCTGA
- a CDS encoding glycoside hydrolase family 26 protein, with product MSETIWWARSKTNARVTTAALTVLALVLASISYFVWASPSSPVHRAAVTGASAINPLSAENEDLRKKLTVANVTIYEQSKKLEKVTAASVAAQAANAKKLAVAQQKMIAAEQALARSQSHSSTGGADQAAGSGAGHSGSTGASGESGTTVAAITAPSRAQLLAPAKRYFGMYTEQAPFNWATFDSTSAKIGVQPNLVGYFSGWDENYRANAVTRAWAQGRLPMMTWESRPISAGNNSNSAPDYSLPKIIGDPAKGIPGTFDTYLHQYAKAIVATGLPLAIRLDHEMNGTWYPWSELNGSNKAINGNRVGDYVKMWRHVHDIFQQEGANALVIWVWAPNIVNNLQPSSHASQQYLASLYPGDAYVDWVGLSGYLRPPYRAGNNFTFGYTFDTSLGQLRALTKKPIILAEVGASETDGHKPTWVKSFFDGFADPKNSDVIGFSWFNLAITSYVGGERSTNDWRIDSRSDSLQAFITGLTRPEDDFTLIPAR from the coding sequence TTGTCTGAAACCATCTGGTGGGCGCGAAGCAAGACCAACGCCCGTGTGACGACCGCCGCTCTGACCGTCCTCGCCCTGGTCCTGGCCTCTATCTCCTATTTCGTCTGGGCGTCTCCGTCGAGCCCGGTTCACCGGGCGGCGGTGACGGGCGCAAGCGCCATCAACCCGCTGAGCGCAGAGAACGAAGACCTCAGGAAGAAGCTGACTGTCGCGAACGTGACCATCTACGAGCAGTCCAAGAAGCTTGAGAAGGTGACCGCGGCATCCGTCGCCGCACAAGCGGCGAATGCGAAGAAGCTCGCCGTCGCCCAGCAGAAGATGATCGCCGCCGAGCAGGCGCTCGCGCGTTCGCAGTCGCACTCCTCCACGGGCGGCGCGGACCAGGCAGCCGGGAGCGGGGCCGGTCATTCAGGCAGCACGGGAGCATCGGGGGAATCCGGCACGACTGTCGCGGCGATCACCGCACCGAGCCGCGCGCAGCTCCTCGCACCGGCGAAACGCTACTTCGGCATGTACACCGAGCAGGCGCCGTTCAACTGGGCGACCTTCGACTCGACCAGCGCGAAGATCGGCGTGCAACCGAACCTCGTCGGCTACTTCAGCGGCTGGGATGAGAACTACCGCGCCAACGCCGTCACTCGCGCCTGGGCCCAGGGCCGATTGCCGATGATGACGTGGGAGTCCCGGCCGATCTCCGCGGGAAACAACTCGAACTCCGCGCCGGACTATTCGCTTCCAAAGATCATCGGCGACCCCGCCAAAGGGATCCCGGGTACGTTCGACACGTATCTCCACCAGTACGCCAAAGCAATCGTGGCTACCGGCTTGCCGCTGGCGATCAGGCTCGACCATGAGATGAACGGCACCTGGTATCCGTGGTCGGAGCTGAACGGCTCGAACAAGGCGATCAACGGAAACCGTGTCGGTGACTACGTGAAGATGTGGCGGCATGTGCACGACATCTTCCAGCAGGAGGGTGCCAACGCGCTCGTGATCTGGGTATGGGCACCGAACATCGTCAATAACCTGCAGCCCAGCTCGCACGCCAGCCAGCAGTATCTCGCGAGCCTGTACCCAGGCGACGCCTACGTCGACTGGGTGGGCCTGTCCGGCTACTTGCGCCCGCCGTATCGCGCGGGCAACAACTTCACTTTCGGCTACACGTTCGACACGAGCCTCGGTCAGCTGAGGGCGCTCACGAAGAAGCCGATCATCCTCGCCGAGGTCGGCGCCTCGGAGACCGACGGACACAAACCGACCTGGGTGAAGAGCTTCTTCGACGGCTTCGCCGACCCGAAGAACTCGGACGTCATCGGGTTCTCGTGGTTCAACCTGGCCATCACCAGCTACGTCGGGGGCGAGAGATCGACCAACGACTGGCGGATCGATTCACGATCCGATTCCCTGCAGGCATTCATCACCGGCCTGACTCGGCCCGAAGACGATTTCACACTCATACCAGCTCGGTAG
- a CDS encoding UDP-glucose dehydrogenase family protein, translating into MTAKRERTVGGPVVPQPRISVIGTGYLGATHAAAMAELGFDVAGVDSDHQKVDALQRGRLPFYEPGLPELIAKHVRSGRLRFTADLAEAVALADVHFICVGTPQLSTSFGANLGYVESAVRAVAASLTHDGLIVGKSTVPVGTAARLREVMADALPEGIRAELVWNPEFLREGKAVEDTLSPDRLVFGGTGVESEAELRTIYARPIADGTPVLVVDLATAELVKVSANAFLATKISFINAISEVCDAAGADVGQLADALGHDRRIGRQFLNAGLGFGGGCLPKDIRALMHRSAELGAHSAGRLLQQVDEINMGQRQRVIDQTLAACGGSVLNRRVGILGAAFKPFTDDVRDSPALNVAAALHLRGAQAVVFDPQAGATARRMFPTLGYAQSTEEAVSGADVVLVLTEWPEFTSANAVKLGALVTSRVVIDARNCLDAEAWSAAGWTVYTMGRLPVGPGDGAVVPLAELVGVMH; encoded by the coding sequence ATGACAGCAAAACGCGAGCGAACGGTCGGAGGACCAGTGGTCCCGCAGCCTCGGATCAGCGTGATCGGCACCGGCTACCTCGGCGCGACGCACGCGGCGGCAATGGCCGAACTCGGCTTCGACGTGGCCGGCGTCGACTCCGACCACCAGAAGGTCGACGCGCTCCAGCGGGGTCGCCTTCCGTTCTACGAGCCTGGTCTTCCCGAGCTCATCGCCAAGCATGTCCGCAGTGGCCGGCTGCGGTTCACCGCGGACCTTGCCGAAGCGGTCGCCCTCGCCGACGTGCATTTCATCTGCGTCGGAACGCCGCAACTCTCGACCAGCTTCGGCGCGAACCTCGGCTACGTCGAAAGCGCCGTGCGCGCTGTTGCTGCGAGCCTGACTCACGATGGTCTCATCGTCGGCAAATCGACGGTGCCGGTGGGAACTGCCGCACGGCTGAGGGAGGTAATGGCGGATGCGCTTCCCGAGGGAATTCGTGCAGAACTCGTCTGGAACCCGGAATTCCTTCGCGAGGGCAAGGCGGTCGAGGACACCCTCTCACCCGATCGCCTGGTCTTCGGCGGCACGGGAGTGGAATCCGAAGCAGAACTCCGGACGATCTACGCGCGGCCGATCGCTGACGGAACTCCTGTGCTCGTCGTCGACCTCGCGACCGCCGAACTCGTCAAGGTGAGCGCCAACGCGTTCCTGGCGACGAAGATCTCGTTCATCAACGCGATCTCCGAAGTGTGCGACGCGGCCGGTGCCGATGTCGGTCAGCTGGCGGATGCGCTGGGCCACGATCGCCGAATCGGCAGGCAGTTCCTGAACGCCGGTCTCGGCTTCGGAGGCGGCTGCCTGCCGAAGGATATCCGCGCTCTCATGCATCGCTCAGCCGAGCTCGGCGCGCACTCGGCCGGTCGTCTGCTGCAACAGGTGGACGAGATCAACATGGGCCAGCGTCAGCGGGTGATCGACCAGACCTTGGCGGCGTGCGGCGGCTCGGTCCTGAATCGCCGGGTCGGCATCCTCGGTGCTGCCTTCAAACCGTTCACCGATGATGTGCGGGATTCGCCCGCGCTCAACGTCGCCGCTGCGCTGCACCTGCGCGGGGCACAGGCCGTCGTCTTCGATCCGCAGGCGGGAGCCACCGCGCGACGGATGTTCCCGACGCTCGGGTACGCCCAGTCCACCGAGGAGGCCGTAAGCGGAGCGGATGTGGTGCTCGTTCTCACGGAGTGGCCCGAGTTCACCTCTGCGAACGCCGTCAAGCTGGGAGCACTGGTCACCTCGCGGGTAGTCATCGACGCCCGGAACTGCCTGGACGCCGAAGCGTGGAGTGCTGCAGGATGGACGGTCTACACGATGGGCCGCCTTCCTGTCGGTCCAGGCGACGGCGCGGTCGTGCCGCTCGCTGAACTCGTGGGAGTGATGCACTGA
- the glnA gene encoding type I glutamate--ammonia ligase gives MFRDSSEVLKFIKDTDVKFLDIRFTDLPGVQQHFNIPASTVDEEFFSVGQLFDGSSIRGFASIHESDMQLIPDVSTAYIDPFRVERTLIMVFDIYNPRNGEIYAKDPRQVAKKAEKYLASTGIADTAFFAPEAEFYIFDDVRYEVKQNSSFYSVDSEEGAWNSGREEEGGNLANKTPYKGGYFPVSPVDKQADLRDDISLKLIDAGLILERAHHEVGTGGQAEINYRFDTMVHAADDILKFKYIVKNTANQWGKTATFMPKPLFGDNGSGMHTHQSLWNDGKPLFYDEAGYGGLSDIARWYIGGLLAHAPAVLAFTNPTVNSYHRLVPGFEAPVNLVYSAGNRSASIRIPITGTNPKAKRIEFRAPDASGNPYLAFAAQLMAGLDGIKNRIEPHEPVDKDLYELPPEEAKSIPQVPGTLAEVLDALEADHDFLLAGNVFTPELIETWIDYKREKEIKPLAQRPHPFEYELYYGV, from the coding sequence ATGTTCCGTGATTCTTCCGAGGTGCTCAAGTTCATCAAGGACACTGACGTCAAGTTCCTTGATATCCGTTTCACCGACCTTCCCGGTGTCCAGCAGCACTTCAACATCCCCGCCTCAACCGTTGATGAAGAGTTCTTCTCCGTCGGCCAGCTTTTCGACGGCTCGTCCATCCGCGGCTTCGCGTCGATCCACGAGTCCGACATGCAGCTCATCCCCGACGTGTCCACTGCCTACATCGACCCGTTCCGGGTGGAGCGAACCCTCATCATGGTGTTCGACATCTACAACCCGCGCAACGGTGAGATCTACGCGAAGGACCCGCGCCAGGTCGCCAAGAAGGCCGAGAAGTACCTGGCCTCCACGGGGATCGCGGACACGGCCTTCTTCGCGCCCGAGGCCGAGTTCTACATCTTCGACGACGTGCGCTACGAGGTGAAGCAGAACTCGAGCTTCTACTCGGTGGACTCCGAGGAAGGCGCTTGGAACTCCGGACGCGAAGAGGAGGGCGGAAACCTCGCCAACAAGACTCCGTACAAGGGCGGATACTTCCCGGTCAGCCCCGTCGACAAGCAGGCCGATCTGCGTGACGACATCTCGCTCAAGCTGATCGACGCCGGTCTCATCCTCGAGCGCGCACACCACGAGGTCGGCACCGGCGGTCAGGCGGAGATCAACTACCGCTTCGACACGATGGTGCACGCGGCAGACGACATCCTGAAGTTCAAGTACATCGTCAAGAACACGGCGAACCAGTGGGGCAAGACGGCGACGTTCATGCCGAAGCCCCTGTTCGGCGACAACGGTTCGGGCATGCACACCCACCAGTCCCTCTGGAACGACGGCAAGCCGCTGTTCTACGACGAGGCCGGCTATGGCGGCCTGTCCGACATCGCCCGCTGGTACATCGGCGGACTCCTGGCGCACGCTCCCGCGGTGCTCGCCTTCACGAACCCGACGGTGAACTCGTACCACCGCCTGGTTCCGGGCTTCGAGGCTCCGGTCAACCTGGTCTACTCGGCCGGCAACCGTTCGGCGTCGATCCGCATCCCGATCACGGGCACCAACCCGAAGGCGAAGCGCATCGAGTTCCGCGCGCCGGACGCCTCGGGCAACCCCTACCTCGCCTTCGCCGCCCAGCTCATGGCCGGCCTCGACGGAATCAAGAACCGCATCGAGCCGCACGAGCCGGTCGACAAGGACCTGTACGAGCTGCCGCCCGAGGAGGCCAAGAGCATCCCCCAGGTGCCCGGCACCCTCGCCGAGGTGCTCGACGCACTCGAGGCCGACCACGACTTCCTGCTCGCGGGTAACGTGTTCACCCCGGAGCTCATCGAGACGTGGATCGACTACAAGCGCGAGAAGGAGATCAAGCCTCTCGCGCAGCGTCCGCACCCGTTCGAGTACGAGCTCTACTACGGCGTGTAA
- a CDS encoding RDD family protein — MAPSRYPGERLGFPDEGRGSIARPGRRIIALVIDWGLAILIGWPFFHNDPWANLGIFVLMQIVFIPTIGGSIGHRLLGLRVVALKGGWIGVWRPIVRTLLLAIVVPALIWDSDQRGFHDKIAGTVLLRL; from the coding sequence ATGGCTCCCAGTCGTTATCCGGGGGAGCGCCTCGGTTTCCCAGACGAGGGACGAGGATCGATAGCCCGCCCTGGCAGGCGCATCATCGCCCTGGTGATCGACTGGGGTCTTGCGATCCTCATCGGGTGGCCGTTCTTCCACAATGACCCCTGGGCGAACCTCGGCATCTTCGTGCTCATGCAGATCGTGTTCATCCCGACCATCGGCGGCAGCATCGGTCACCGGTTGCTCGGGTTGCGGGTCGTCGCACTCAAGGGTGGATGGATCGGTGTCTGGCGGCCGATCGTGCGTACCCTGCTCCTCGCGATCGTCGTGCCGGCACTGATCTGGGATTCAGACCAGCGCGGATTCCACGACAAGATCGCCGGAACGGTGTTGCTGCGCCTGTAG
- a CDS encoding DUF4191 domain-containing protein gives MARSKDTSATKEPGRLKQMWQVFQMTRRYDSRALLYIVGGFSLPIIAGVLLAIFLSDGSVFTMVLWIVAGVLAGVLLALIILGRRAERAAYSQIEGQPGAVGAVLRSSLRKSWRGSEMPVAVNGKTHDAVYRAVGRGGVVLISEGPQSRTGRMIDEERRRVTRVLPNVPVTTISVGPDADSVPLHKVPRALTRIKPTLTKAEVLAISNRLSSLGSPMPIPKGVDPLKVRPQRSR, from the coding sequence ATGGCACGCAGCAAGGACACGTCCGCGACGAAGGAACCAGGCCGTCTCAAGCAGATGTGGCAGGTGTTCCAGATGACCCGCCGCTACGACTCCCGTGCGCTGCTCTACATCGTGGGTGGATTCTCGCTCCCGATCATCGCCGGCGTCCTGCTCGCGATCTTCCTGTCCGACGGCAGCGTCTTCACGATGGTGCTGTGGATCGTCGCCGGTGTACTGGCCGGTGTGCTGCTCGCCCTGATCATTCTGGGTCGGCGAGCGGAACGCGCGGCCTATTCGCAGATCGAGGGTCAGCCCGGGGCCGTCGGCGCCGTGCTGCGGAGTTCCCTGCGCAAGAGTTGGCGCGGGTCGGAGATGCCAGTCGCCGTCAACGGCAAGACGCACGATGCGGTCTACCGCGCCGTGGGCCGCGGAGGCGTCGTCCTCATCAGCGAAGGTCCGCAGTCGCGGACGGGGCGAATGATCGATGAGGAGCGCCGCCGCGTGACTCGCGTGCTGCCCAACGTGCCGGTGACCACGATCAGCGTCGGGCCCGATGCCGACTCCGTCCCGCTGCACAAAGTCCCCCGTGCACTCACGCGAATCAAGCCGACACTGACCAAGGCCGAGGTTCTGGCCATCAGCAACCGGCTGAGCTCGCTCGGCTCTCCGATGCCCATCCCGAAGGGCGTCGATCCTCTCAAGGTACGTCCGCAGCGCTCCCGGTAA